The Vanrija pseudolonga chromosome 1, complete sequence genomic sequence CGAAGAAGTTGGACTTTCCACTCCCATTGCGACCAACAACGACGTTGTGTCCTGGACTATACAGCGTCAGCTACACCTGCAGTGGATGGCCCGAAGTACACACGAGAATGGATCAACGGCGACTTGGTCACGATAGGACTTGAAGCCCTGGATGGTGATCGTTTTGATGTGCTGAGGTGTGAGCTCATGGCAGACAgcgaggggggaggagcTCACCATTGTAGCACAGCCCTGTCACGTCGTGCTCTCTCGTCAAGGTTCACGACACTGAGTGTGTTTGAGTATCGAGATTTGCTTGTAGTTGAGGTTGGATGGGGTTGTTGACAATGCTGAGAGAGGTGCGAATGGGGTGGAGGAAGGTTGCGCGGTTCAGTTCTGATTGACAGTCACGGAAACACGAACGCGTACTTAGGACGACGCGTCTAGCCCAGGGCGGCAACAAACGCAGTCAACCCCGCTCACCCACTTTGGCGCAGAGTGGGGGGTACGGATAAATTTTTGACTGTGTATCGGTGTTATTGTAATGAGACTTTACACACTTTCTAATCTCAGCCAAAAGGTGGCATTAGTCGGACCCCAAGGTGGGTGATGTCATACTCAACAATAACAACGAGAGATTCTGCATCAACACTCTTGCTCTCGTCCAACTTCTCCTTCCTTTGACAACAAACAATCCCCTCTTGGTCAGCCAGATACCTACATATACTCAATTCGAgccatggacgacgacgctgatGACCTCCGCATCGCTGCAATGCTTCAGCAGTACGTATCCTGCCAAAGCACCTCGACTCGACTGACCGCACCGTAGTGCTGCTCAGACATCAAGCTCGCGTGCCGGCGAGAGGGGGCCTGTCCCACGCCCTGGGCGCAACAAGGAGTTTGACCGATACGTGCGCGATACCTTTGGAGAGATTGATCCCGAACAGGCGGACGAGGCTGAGCTGAGGAGGTGTGTAGCTCCCAGCCCGACGGAGTTTATCCAACTTACACTCCTAGGGCTGCATGGGTGACATGGAAGACTGCCGCTCCATCAGCTGGCCCCTCAAGAGCGTCTTCCAGAGGTTCAATGTCAGAGGATGAAGAACTCGCTAGGTGGGTGTTCGCGAAGCTTTCGCCGCTGACAGTTACCAGGGCGTTGGCTCTGTCTGCCGAAGAGCATAAGGCCGCACGAGGCGCAAGTAGGGCAGGCTCAAACTCTTCATCGCCAATCGTCAttgacgatgatgacgacgaggacctccAGGCTGCCATCGCACTGTCCACGGCCGAGTCAAAGAACCCGACGCCCTTGGCAAGGGACAGGAAGCGAGAAGAGACCCCCGAGGCGGAGAGGAAGATGCTTGAGGAGTAGGTTGGGTGAGAGGTCTGTATGCTGACCCACACAGAGCTCTAGCCGCATCGCTTGCCGATGCAGAGAAGGGGAAGGGGAAGCCTCCGCCAGCCAGTGAGGCCGATGAGTTGGATGAAATCCTAGAGGAAGACGATGTCGACATCGAAGCCGCCAACGCTGCGTTCCAAGCCGAGAGAGAGGCTTCAAGAGAAAAGCAGCAGAGGGAACGCGACGCCAAGCGCTTAAAGGTTGAGCCTGTGTCGGCCCAACCATCATCggcctctgcctcgtcgtctacCAAGCCTGGCTCCTCTGGCGACGCAACTCCCGTGGAGCCGGCAGCGGCCGGCGGGGGCTTGAAGCTTGGCGGACTGTTAGTCGATCGCGCACAGTTGGAGAGGGAGCGACTGGCACGGCAGGCAGCCAAGGAGGGCAAACCGGCCCCAAGCACCAAACCTACCCAGGCCACCACCGCTCCTTCATCAAACCCACCAACGTCGTCAtcgcaccagcagcagcccgctGCCTCTACAAGTGTCCCCGGTTCGTCAAGCGCACCGACAAGGATGCCAAACCACCCCCTTCAGACCGCTTTGTCTCCACCAAGCGACACTGCAGGCCAGTACTTCCTGGACGGGGAGCTCCGCCATGTGGCCCTCAAGATCGGAAACTCGAACACTGGAAGGACCTTCTCTCCTCAGCAGGTGTTTGGAGACGTAAGTGAGCGCGACCAGCAGACAGCTGACGACCAGCGTTCGCAGATGAGGCTCCTCATAATTTCCAGCTTTGTCTGGGATGAGGAGTGGATTTCCACGTTCCTCCCTTCACCCGAGGACGTCCCGACCGTGCAGGTGTGCAGGCCTCCCGGGTATGACAACGAGCGGATGTCAAAGTCTGGCAAGCTGCAGCCCACTGAGTCTGGTGCGGTTATGAGCTATCCATACATGGATGGCAAGCGGGGATCGGAGCACATGAAGTTTGCTTGGATCTTCTACAAGACTGGTCGCCTGCGCGTGGCTGTCATGACCGCCAACATGGTCGACTATGACTGGGAGCAGATTGAGAATGTGAGTTGCGAGAATGCTTCTCGATGCCGTTGAGACGCTGTTCTGACGCCCTCAGACTGTCTTTGTCCAAGACTTCCTTCCAAACAAGTCGTCTGGCAGCGCGAAGGGCAAGGATAAGGATCTTCCCGACTTCCCAGCACAGTTTGCGTGGCTGTTCGCGCACCTCAAGATCCCAAAGGCCCTCAAGTTCCTCGCTGAGAACCACCCATTCGGTTCTGTTATCCCCATCAAGCACTCGGATGCGAGTTTCGCAGACCTGAGCAAGTACGACTGGAGCCGTGTCCAGGTGCGCGTCGTGATGAGCGTTGCGGGAGTGTACAAGGGCTTCGACAACATGGCTCAGTTTGGAAGCTGTCGCCTGGGAAAGGTGGTTGCTGAAGAGGGATGGACGGCGCCCAAGGGCGAGAGACTGGTGGCAGAGTACCAGGTGAGTGTACGCTCACGCCTACATACTAATGCGTAGGGATCCTCACTCGGCTCTTACAGCACCGACTGGATGAACAACTTCTACCAGACCATTTCGGGACAAAGCCTCGACTACATTTCTCGCCAGCCAAAAGCCGCGGCCTGGCCGCCCATCAAGGTCATCTTCCCAACGCTGGCCACGGTCGACGCGAGTCGCCTGGGGCGTAATGGTGGAGGAACCATGTTCAGCGGCAAGTCGTTCAATGACAAGACGTCCTCGCTATTCCACGACGCCAACTCGAAGCGCGGCGGTGTGCTTATGCACACTAAGGTGAGCCGAGTCACCAAGATCAAGCTGACATAACAGATGCTCATCGGGGTGTTTGAGCCCAGCACGTCCCTCTTCTCGCCCAGTAAGAGCGGTAAGAGGAaggcggacgagctcgaggacgacaaggcgaGCTGTGGTGGCTGGATCTACGTCGGGAGCCACAACTTCTCACCGTCTGCCTGGGGCACTGTGAACTACAAGAACAAGCCGCCTACTCTTAACGTGGGTTTGTTATGAATGTCAGTACTCACCCATACCCAGATTAGCAACTACGAACTCGGCATCGTCTTCCCCCTTCCCCGCGCCAACGCgtccctcgtcgccgacacgaTCGCGGCGCACAAGCGCCCTCCACGCCCTTATGGCAAGAATGATGTGCCCTGGGTAGGTTCGCCGTATCGTCTCCACCTACTAACCCTCAGTCTCAGGACCAGCACATGCCTCGGTAACCCTCAGTCACGGCTCTACGCCTATGTATAGCAGCGTACAATGTATGGTAGCATGAATACAGTGACCTCTagtcgtcatcctcgtcgctaTCCGCCTTtttcttgcccttcttgggACCCTTCTTATCCTTGGGTGGGTTCAACGTATCTCTCTCCTTTCTCCAGCGCTTCGCAATCTCGACGCTCTTCTTAGCCCACTCATCATCCGGCACGCCCTGAATCTCATACAGGAGCGCAATCTCCTTGGTCCACACGCTCAGGTCAcccgtctcgccgccgccgccgggtcCGCTAGGCGTCTCAAGGATGAGCGGGATGCCCGCCATGAGGGGGTCGCGCATGAGCGCGCGGaagccgccgagcccgatcTCGCCGAGACCAATGTTCTCGTGCAGGTCGCggttgccgccgagcacctctTTCGAGTCGTTGAggtgcacgccgccgaggtagTGGTtacccacctcgtcggcgaacTTTTGCATCGTCTCGGCATACGCTTCGGGCGTGCGCAGGTCGTAGCCCGCCGCGAAGAGGTGGCACGTGTCGAGACACACGCGGACGCGCGACTTGTCGTCCACGAGGGCAATCATTGACGCGAGGTCGTGGAATGTCGTGCCGAGGATGTTGGAGCCGGCGTTAGCCTAACGGGTCAGCTGAAGGTGAGATCCACGAGACCCACCATGTTCTCGATGACGGTGATGACCTCGGGCACGTCCTTGTGCACGCGGTTGATAGCCttcgcgacgagcgcgtaGCTCTCCTCCTTTGTGCACTGGCCAACGGTGCTCCCAGGGCTGGGCGTGAGTGGGGTCCGTGGAGGCGCTAATCACTCACTGCCAGTTGTACAGCTTGATGCCGAGTTGGTGGCAGCGCGCAATGTCGTCACGGAAGCACTCGTACGCGTTCTCCcacttggccttgtcggGGTTCCCCAGGTTGATGAGATAGTTGCCGTGCACGAGGATGGTCTCGGGGCCGTATCCCATGCCTTATGTCAGCACGCCGTCCCAAAGTTCCGACACCCACCTCCCTCGTCCTTCGGCTTGACATTCTCCAAGAACCGCTCCACAATCTCGGGCTCAAAGTCCTTCGCCTTCCACTGCCGCGCGCCCTTCATAAACAGCGCGACACCGTTCGCGCCGGCCTTGTTCGCGCGCAGCAaggcgccagcgacgccgccggcaatgGAAGTGTGTGCGCCGACCATGAGAGGCAGCTCGTATGCCGTCTCGGGGCGCAGTCCGCCGTTCGGGACCGATGGGCGCGTGGGGAACTGGTAGACGGGGTATCCTGCGCGCGGGGGGtgcgactcgagctcgaggccgggcggcggccacttggccttggctggcgcgcgcttcttcttggccggggcgtcgtcctcgtcttcgtccttGGACTTGGTGGCCTTGGACTTGGGAGTGGCCTTGGTGGCCGCCTTGGTCGTGGACCGCTTCGCGGCCGCCTTGGGTGGaggcgaggccgactcggcgtcagacaggctcgacgaccgctcgcgcttgagcgtcgcgctcgcctttgtggctgctgcgcggcggggtggcaTGGCAGTCAGGGGGCGGAGGAGAGGAAGGGTGAGAGAATGGCCTAGTAGCCGTCTTGTAAGCGACTGAATTGTAATGGAtggggggttgggtgggAGATGGGGTGGTGCTCGTTGCTCGACTTGTCGCGTCTGACTTGGCGACGCGTTTTGTGATTTTGATAGTCATGTCATTTGACCGACCTCCACCTTGCAGCCAGGCACAGACACTGTGGCTTGAGTGGTGGTGTTGATTTGATTccgtcagccagccagcccagtGCCAACTTTGTTGTTCAcctttggcggcggcggcgacagcgacgacgagcgcaccGACCACTCGAGGACACAATTTAGTCAGAGCACCTCTCAATCTCTCCCTCCTACTCTCCTTCACCACCCTTAGACATATCATAGACACAATCAAAATGTCCTCGCCCAACGGCAAGGTCTTCTCCATCCTCGGAAAGAACATCAAGGCAAACtccaaggccgacctcgagcccttcctcaccgagctcgcAGAACTCGccgatgtcgaggaggtccaCTTTGGTGGCAACTCGCTGGGTGTTGAGGCCTGTGAGGCCATTGCCGAGGTcctcaaggacaagaagggTCTGAAGGTGGGTATGATACAGCGACAGACCCGCTGACACTTCAgatcgtcgacctcgccgacatcTTCACTGGCCGCCTCATCTCCGAGATCCCCCAGGCACTCTCGGCGCTCTGCAACGCCCTCATCGACCACAAGgaccttgtcgtcctcgacctctcgGACAATGCGTtcggcggccgctgcgccgacgccatggtTCCCTTCCTCTCGCAGAACCACTACTTCAACGGCATCAAGCTCAACAACACTGGTCTCGGCGTGTGGGGCGGCACTGTTGTCGCCGATGCCCTCCTCAAGaacgccaaggacggcgaggccaagggccTGAAGAGCGCTCTCCGTGTCGTTGTCTGTGGCCGCTCGCGTCTCGAGAACGGTTCGGCCCCTCACTGGGCCGCTGCGTTCGCCGCccacggcggcctcgtcgaggtccgcATGCCCCAGAACGGTATCCGCATGGAGGGCATCGAGCAGATCGCCCAGGGACTGTCCAAGAACCCCAACCTTGAGATCCTCGACCTCCAGGACAACACTGCCACGCGCTCGGGAACCCGCGCGATCGTCAAGGTCCTCCCTCAGTGGCCCGGCCTCCGCTCCCTCAACCTCTCCGACTGCCTGCTCGGCAAGGCCGGAGGTATCGCGCTCGCTACTGCGCTCCAGAACGGCTCCAACCCCAAGCTTGAGAGCCTCAAGCTCCAGTACGGCGAGTTCGACAAGCGCACGTTTGagatcctcgccgtcgccatctcgcagcacctcaaggacctcaaggagctcgagctgaaCGGCAACCAGGCCGACCCTGATGACGAGTGCATCGAGGAGGTGCGCAAGGCCCTCGCTCTCCACGGCAACGAGGATGCCCTTGACGACTGTAAGTTGTGTGGTGGGGTGTGTTCATCGCTGACCCCGTAGTGGACGACATGGAGGAGCCcgagtcgggcgacgaggacgagtcggaggaggaggaagaggaggccgaggccgaggacacgcCCGAGGCCCAGGCCGGGGAGGACGACGGTGTCGCCGCTGGCGTTTCGGACGGCGGTGCGCTCAAGGCGGACACTGACGCGGATGAGTGAGTAGAAGTTGGCTCGTGTTTGGACCCAACTGACATCCCAcccagcctcgccgacgtccttGCTGGCGTCAAAATCACCAACAAGTAATGACCGCCCCTTTCATCTGGGCACGCGACCCAGGCATTTTCCGCGTCGTGCATGATCAGGCGAGATGTAGATAGGCAGAAGCACAGCATGTTATGATCTTTTAATCGGGCTGAGTGAGTGGGGTTGGGATGAGACTGGGCTGGGATCGTGGGTCGTAGGGTAGGCATCAAGTTCCGTCACGATAGCTGCTGTCTACTCTTGTAAGCAGAGAGCAGGCAAAGCAAAGCCCAGCAGTGCCAGGCGAATTGTTCACGAAGACgatcctcctcgccatccccaccaccagccgTCCGACCCTTCGCCACCATGCGGCCAAGCCGGCTAGCCACACGGCCACGAAGGTCGTCAGATGATCAAGGAGTCAGTACCAAGCCCACCGCAACATAGCACATGGATATCATGACATGAGATGTGCAGTCATATACACTGCGCGTGGTCGTCTGCGCGCTCGTCCAGTCCAGTCTTCTAGCCCTCGTGTTGTCTTAATCCTTCGCTTCGCTGCGAACGTCAGCTTACTCGCATTACCACGATGCTCAAGCTCACCGAATATACAGCACATTGTTGCAcctgcacgcgcgcgtcagcaccaccaccagccaaACCCCACACGCGACCGCGACTCACCGGATGAagacctcgccgagctggccgttCGACTTGCCGTTCTCAATCTCCTCGGTACCTGTCAACTGCGGGGGTCAGCTTGGACTACCCCAGAGCAGACAGCTTCACCCACCTGCAGGTTGAAGTACCCGTCGGTCGAGACGAGGAAGCCGCGGTACTCGAGACCCCACTTGAGCCGCACCGTGACCGTCTTGCCGGTCAGGTCCTGGAGGAACGGGCGGGGGTTGACTGGCTGGAAGCGGGGTCAGTATGCGCACACGCCCTGCAGACTGTCTGCCGACGTCAGAGCACGCCCTACTCACTGTGACGGCCGACATTTTGTGGATGGAGAGAAAGTCGACTGACGAACGACCTGATGGACAACATCGAGTGAAAGCGTTGTTGGTGACACCTAGCCGGTGACTTTTCGTTTTGCCAATTAGGCGTGCCAAttcgccgcgcgcctgcgGCCAAAAACTCAACAatggccacccaccacaaccaccttcctcgacatCACTGCCCAACTCAACTTTGTTCTGCTGTCTGTTTACAttctcccaccaccaccaacccacAATGTGTACGTCTGTGCCGGCCGCTTGGAAGCGTACTGACCCACCTCGTAGCCGGGTTCGCAGGCTTTGGCCAGAACAACAAGCGTGCGTCTTGCCTGCAACACCGAGAACCAGGACACTACTGACCCTCACagccgccggctcgctcttcggcggcggcgcggcaggtAACGGCGCTTCAACCCCACCCACTGGCGGTCTCTTCGGCCAGCCGGCCGCTGCGCCCGCCGCAGGAGGCTCGCTCTTCGGCCAGGCCTCCGCTGCTCCAGCTGCCGGCGGCTCTCTCTTCGGCGCGAAGCCCGctggtgccgccgcgccctcgggCGGTCTCTTCGGCCAGgctgcgcccgccgcccctgcTGCCCCCGCATCCGGCCTCTTCGGCCAGTCCGCTGCTCCCGCCGCTACgccggctgctggcggctcCCTCTTCGgccagcccgccgctgctgcccccgcagccggcggctcgctctttggtggcggcggcgcggcgaagCCCGCTGGCTTCTCCGCCTTTGgtggctcgggctcgggctccacggcccccgccgctgcccccgccgcgggTGGCCTGTTCGGCTCGGCACCCGCcagcggctcgacgaccccCGCCAAGCCCGCGTTCGGCGGATTcggcgcgcctgccgccggctcgacgacgccctccgccccgccccccgccgctggcggcctGTTCGGCGGCTCCAAGCCCGCAgctggcggctcgggcctgttcggcgcgcccgccgcgtcaggctcgaccacgccgaccaccgcccccgctgcAGGTGGCCTGTTTGGagccgccaagcccgccgccgccgctcctgtcgccgcccccgctgccggcTCGCTCTTCGGCGCTAAGCCAGCCACCGCTCCTGCTGCCCCGGCCGCTGGTTCGCTGTTTGGCTCGACACCGGCTGCAGGCGCCTCGACTacgcctgccgctgctccaGCTGCTGGTGGATTGTTCGGTTCAGCACCTGCTGCGGCATCGACCActcccgccgccccagctgCTGGTAGCCTGTTtggcgccgccaagcccgcgACCACCTCTGCCGCCGGCAGCCTCTTTGGTGGCTCCAaccccgcctcgcctgcgttggcgcctgctgccgctgctgctcccgccgccacagGTAGCCTCTTTGGATCCAAGCCCGCGACCCCTACcgagcctgccgccgccccagccgctgGTAGCCTCTTCGGTGCCAagcccgcgacgcccgctGCTGGtgacgcggcggccaagccTGCCGGCTCGCTCTTCGGTGCTGCCCCTGCCCCGGCCGCTGCTGGATCATCAGCTGCCCCAGCTGCTGGCTCCCTCTTTGGTGCCGCCAAGCCTGCTGCCCCAGCAGGAACGGCCGCGCCAGCTGCTCCGGCCGCCGGATCCTTGTTTGGCGGCTTTGGAAAgcccgctgcggcggctgcccCAGCTGCCGGCGC encodes the following:
- the NSP1_2 gene encoding Nucleoporin NSP1 codes for the protein MSGFAGFGQNNKPAGSLFGGGAAGNGASTPPTGGLFGQPAAAPAAGGSLFGQASAAPAAGGSLFGAKPAGAAAPSGGLFGQAAPAAPAAPASGLFGQSAAPAATPAAGGSLFGQPAAAAPAAGGSLFGGGGAAKPAGFSAFGGSGSGSTAPAAAPAAGGLFGSAPASGSTTPAKPAFGGFGAPAAGSTTPSAPPPAAGGLFGGSKPAAGGSGLFGAPAASGSTTPTTAPAAGGLFGAAKPAAAAPVAAPAAGSLFGAKPATAPAAPAAGSLFGSTPAAGASTTPAAAPAAGGLFGSAPAAASTTPAAPAAGSLFGAAKPATTSAAGSLFGGSNPASPALAPAAAAAPAATGSLFGSKPATPTEPAAAPAAGSLFGAKPATPAAGDAAAKPAGSLFGAAPAPAAAGSSAAPAAGSLFGAAKPAAPAGTAAPAAPAAGSLFGGFGKPAAAAAPAAGASTAAPAAPAAGGLFAGLGGAKPAEAPKAGEAPKAAGFSLLGAAAAKPADGAASTSTPAAPAAGGLGLFGKPAAAATPGAATPSGTISMAASGSATPAAKPGTPAVGAAAGTTATTTGPTEPTPNILRGKSLDDIVEGWARDLESQVKEFEQQAGEVREWDKVLVRNGNQISTLYRQVRDVQTNQEALDKNLSYIESQQKQLDGLLTHYEREIQAFTDKDTKPLAAKMPADREREKAYGLAEDLNKQLDDLSRNLSQMIEEVNKLSAAGIAPVPQQPSAAPTAADAAQQLPADPINQLSSILGAQLRTIHSIDANTTKLSSKIDDLESRMGKPQGSSGYGAPRR
- the SmF gene encoding Small nuclear ribonucleoprotein F, coding for MSAVTPVNPRPFLQDLTGKTVTVRLKWGLEYRGFLVSTDGYFNLQLTGTEEIENGKSNGQLGEVFIRCNNVLYIREAKD
- the nfo gene encoding putative endonuclease 4, whose product is MPPRRAAATKASATLKRERSSSLSDAESASPPPKAAAKRSTTKAATKATPKSKATKSKDEDEDDAPAKKKRAPAKAKWPPPGLELESHPPRAGYPVYQFPTRPSVPNGGLRPETAYELPLMVGAHTSIAGGVAGALLRANKAGANGVALFMKGARQWKAKDFEPEIVERFLENVKPKDEGGMGYGPETILVHGNYLINLGNPDKAKWENAYECFRDDIARCHQLGIKLYNWHPGSTVGQCTKEESYALVAKAINRVHKDVPEVITVIENMANAGSNILGTTFHDLASMIALVDDKSRVRVCLDTCHLFAAGYDLRTPEAYAETMQKFADEVGNHYLGGVHLNDSKEVLGGNRDLHENIGLGEIGLGGFRALMRDPLMAGIPLILETPSGPGGGGETGDLSVWTKEIALLYEIQGVPDDEWAKKSVEIAKRWRKERDTLNPPKDKKGPKKGKKKADSDEDDD
- the rna1 gene encoding Ran GTPase-activating protein 1, with the translated sequence MSSPNGKVFSILGKNIKANSKADLEPFLTELAELADVEEVHFGGNSLGVEACEAIAEVLKDKKGLKIVDLADIFTGRLISEIPQALSALCNALIDHKDLVVLDLSDNAFGGRCADAMVPFLSQNHYFNGIKLNNTGLGVWGGTVVADALLKNAKDGEAKGLKSALRVVVCGRSRLENGSAPHWAAAFAAHGGLVEVRMPQNGIRMEGIEQIAQGLSKNPNLEILDLQDNTATRSGTRAIVKVLPQWPGLRSLNLSDCLLGKAGGIALATALQNGSNPKLESLKLQYGEFDKRTFEILAVAISQHLKDLKELELNGNQADPDDECIEEVRKALALHGNEDALDDLDDMEEPESGDEDESEEEEEEAEAEDTPEAQAGEDDGVAAGVSDGGALKADTDADDLADVLAGVKITNK